One Thermicanus aegyptius DSM 12793 DNA segment encodes these proteins:
- a CDS encoding DRTGG domain-containing protein: MATKHEQILDYIRNLQVGDKISVRAIAKEIGVSEGTAYRAIKEAENQGLVSTIERVGTIRIEKKNREKMENLTFAEVVSIVEGQVLGGRDGLHKRLNKFVIGAMRLEDMMKYVEAGNLLIVGNRDEAHRLALLQGAAVLITGGFDAREETKRLADELSLPLISCSYDTFTVASTINRAIYDNLIKKEILLVEDILIPKEEAVTLSVHDTVRDLENLSQTSGHHHFPIIDDEGVVVGVITVKDVIGQEETTPVGKLISRPPITTRPQTTVAAAAHLMIWEGIHLIPVIDSSRKLQGVLTRKDVLKAMQIMQRQPQIGNTFDDLIFSQLQMEKMEGDIIFRGKVVPQMTNLYGSLSSGVLMSMMAESSRQALREWKRGDYVIETTSIYFLKPVQIDMDLMIRPRIIDLGRKEGKVDVEVYSQGKLAAKALLTAQVWEGP, from the coding sequence ATGGCGACCAAACATGAACAGATCCTCGATTACATCCGCAATTTGCAGGTGGGAGATAAAATCTCGGTTCGGGCCATCGCCAAAGAGATCGGGGTTAGCGAGGGAACCGCTTACCGGGCGATCAAAGAGGCGGAGAACCAGGGATTGGTGAGCACCATCGAACGGGTGGGCACCATCCGCATCGAAAAAAAGAACAGAGAAAAGATGGAGAACCTCACCTTTGCCGAGGTGGTATCGATCGTAGAAGGTCAAGTGTTGGGGGGGCGAGACGGCCTTCACAAACGACTGAATAAATTTGTGATCGGGGCCATGAGGCTGGAAGACATGATGAAATATGTGGAGGCGGGAAATCTCCTTATCGTGGGGAATCGGGACGAAGCCCACCGCTTAGCCTTGTTGCAAGGAGCGGCTGTCCTCATCACAGGGGGATTTGATGCCAGGGAGGAGACGAAGCGATTAGCCGATGAACTCTCCCTTCCGCTCATCTCCTGCAGCTACGATACTTTCACGGTGGCTTCTACGATCAATCGGGCCATCTACGACAATCTCATCAAAAAAGAGATTCTCCTCGTCGAAGATATCCTCATCCCGAAGGAGGAGGCGGTCACCCTTTCCGTTCATGATACGGTGAGGGATCTGGAGAACCTCTCCCAAACGTCCGGACATCACCATTTTCCCATCATTGATGACGAGGGAGTGGTGGTCGGAGTCATCACGGTGAAGGATGTGATCGGCCAGGAGGAAACCACTCCGGTGGGAAAACTGATCTCCCGTCCGCCCATTACCACCCGACCGCAGACGACGGTGGCTGCAGCCGCTCACCTGATGATCTGGGAAGGGATTCACCTGATCCCGGTGATCGACAGTTCCAGGAAATTGCAAGGGGTGCTTACCCGGAAAGATGTTCTAAAAGCGATGCAGATTATGCAGAGACAGCCGCAAATCGGCAATACCTTCGATGACCTGATCTTTTCCCAACTTCAAATGGAAAAAATGGAGGGAGATATCATCTTCCGGGGAAAGGTTGTCCCCCAGATGACCAACTTATATGGTTCCCTTTCCAGCGGGGTGCTCATGTCGATGATGGCGGAATCGAGCAGGCAAGCCCTCAGGGAATGGAAGCGGGGCGATTACGTCATTGAAACCACCTCCATATATTTTCTGAAACCGGTGCAGATCGATATGGACCTCATGATCCGTCCTCGGATCATTGATCTCGGGAGAAAAGAGGGAAAAGTGGATGTGGAGGTATACTCTCAGGGAAAATTGGCGGCGAAAGCGCTTCTCACCGCTCAGGTGTGGGAAGGACCCTAA